A single window of Electrophorus electricus isolate fEleEle1 chromosome 16, fEleEle1.pri, whole genome shotgun sequence DNA harbors:
- the LOC113591922 gene encoding complement C3-like isoform X1 yields MHVVLVWLMATLLSFPLLTLCDPLFIMSAPNLLRVGGNENVFVEAQDYAGNDFIVKVMVKNYPQKTVELTSTSVTLRASASYQALVNIKIPDKRDYFSDDPLQKQYVYLHAQFPTRVLEKVVMVSFQSGYIFIQTDKSIYTPSSTVLYRIFSVSSHLEPLDQGGISVDIINHQGISIHRDTIFSKQGTLTGKYSIPEIASSGIWSVAAWFKNAPQKNFTAEFEVKEYVLPTFEVTLKPSRSFFYVDDVDFKVNIIVTYLFGKKVDGSAFVVFGVMQGDSKTSLPASLSRVQITNGEGDVTLTKAMIQKTFPDVHKLVGNSIYISVSVLTDTGSEMVEAQRRGIQIVTSPYTIHFKRTPKFFKPGISFDVMVYVTNPDQTPAENVQVEVSPGAVLGRTKDNGMAKVTVNSQGGAWNLPITVKTKDPQLTNDRQAVNQMTALPYTSKKGSNNYLHIGIDASEPVIGDQIKVNLHFGKSPGVQNQDFTYLVLSKGQIVQAKRFKRQGQSLVTLTLHITKDMVPSFRVVAYYHVGSSEVVSDSVWVDVKDTCMGTLEVSVKDPKGSYEPGDDFVLTITGDPGAKVGLVAVDKGIFVLNKNRLTQTKIWDIIEKHDTGCTAGSGKDSMGVFYDAGLLFESDKAGGTDSRTTPDCPAPLNRKRRAISLLQITTTLIGKYSGDLKKCCGDGLKKNNLGYTCERRAAFITDGAECIGAFLHCCTVMLTHTKKEREEELYLARSEEDDEAYLNPDDIISRTQFPESWLWEDPELPPCQGNQPCVTTTLTMKENYLKDSITTWQVLAISLSKTHGICVADPYEMVVVKDFFVDLKLPYSAVRNEQLEIKAILHNYSNRRLERMRVDFLETEHICSAASKKGKFRMVVSIDARSSRSVSYILIPMEIGEHSIEVKVSGKTRSDGVRKTLKVVSEGVLKKKVELNEVLNPSKYPDGVQNVYVKTEIPDGQIPNSPADTYITVSGQEVSQTIEQAISGEFMGRLIVQPHGCGEQNMIFMTLPLIATHYLDSTKQWEGVGASRRGEAIKHIQTGYEKELTFRKQDGSYGAWINTPSSTWLTAYVGKVFALASDLVAIQENVLCSALKWLILNTQMPDGMFKEGAPVYHGEMVGDVRGKDSDASLTAFVVIALQEGHKLCAKFINNLPDSIKKAIEYLERKIPTLTNPYAVAMTSYAMANADKFNKKLLMKYSSGDGSYWQVPRGLHFSLEATGYALLALVKAKEYDAAGKAVHWLNKQSSPYGGHGTTQATIIVFQAVAEYYMQVKKIQNMDLQVDIVVTGRNRPISWIFKNEYSHLTHSEKVKLKQEFKVTAKGTGMGSLQVWTVYYARPIEKQSDCKMFNLAVKMGVEARVTYPGAKESYLLTIEAVYMDPNRDATMSILDVGLLTGFVVDENDLADLTTGSDKYISKFEMDKQLSERGSLIIYVDKISHREADRIAFRLHKVTEVAMLQPAAVSVYEYYSPGNRCVKFYHPIKKGGALTKLCDDQEGLCQCAEENCSIQKKEKINEGDRDLKACEAGMDYVYKTKVVSMDFTPYTDTYKMKIEKVLKIGSDVGVEGQVRSFIGHANCKESFGFEEGKTYLIMGQSIDLPRAGGRLQYILGEKTWIEYWPTSEEGQTAKYKDRYIGITQLSQTLHDFACST; encoded by the exons ATGCATGTGGTCCTGGTGTGGCTGATGGCTACACTTCTCTCCTTCCCACTGCTTACACTATGTGACCCACT CTTCATCATGTCTGCCCCAAATCTGCTGAGGGTGGGTGGAAATGAGAACGTGTTTGTGGAGGCTCAGGATTATGCTGGCAATGATTTTATTGTGAAAGTAATGGTGAAGAACTACCCACAAAAAACAGTAGAGCTAACGTCCACCTCAGTCACCCTCAGAGCCTCTGCTAGCTACCAGGCACTTGTGAACATTAAG ATCCCTGATAAAAGGGACTACTTCAGTGATGACCCCCTGCAGAAGCAGTATGTGTACCTGCACGCACAGTTTCCCACAAGAGTGCTTGAGAAAGTGGTCATGGTTTCCTTCCAGTCAGGCTACATATTCATTCAGACAGATAAGTCCATCTACACTCCCAGCAGCACAG TTCTCTACAGGATCTTCTCAGTGTCATCTCATCTGGAGCCTCTTGACCAGGGTGGAATCTCAGTCGATATCATA aatCATCAAGGAATTTCAATTCATAGGGATACGATCTTCTCTAAGCAAGGAACTCTGACTGGGAAGTATTCTATCCCTGAAATTGCCAG TTCTGGAATATGGTCTGTAGCAGCATGGTTCAAAAATGCCCCACAAAAGAACTTCACTGCTGAATTTGAAGTTAAAGAATATG TGCTGCCGACCTTTGAGGTCACCTTAAAACCATCCAGGTCTTTCTTCTATGTGGATGATGTGGATTTTAAAGTGAACATAATTGTCAC aTACCTTTTCGGCAAGAAAGTGGATGGAAGTGCGTTTGTGGTGTTTGGCGTGATGCAAGGTGACAGCAAGACAAGCCTGCCAGCTTCTTTAAGTAGAGTACAG ATCACTAATGGAGAGGGTGATGTAACGCTGACAAAAGCGATGATCCAGAAAACTTTCCCAGATGTTCACAAACTAGTTGGAAACTCTATATACATATCTGTCAGTGTTTTAACAGATACCG GTAGTGAAATGGTGGAAGCACAGAGGAGGGGCATTCAGATTGTGACATCACCCTACACCATCCACTTTAAAAGAACCCCAAAATTCTTCAAGCCTGGAATATCTTTTGATGTTATG gtttatgtGACAAATCCTGATCAGACACCTGCTGAAAATGTGCAAGTGGAGGTTAGCCCCGGAGCAGTACTGGGTCGCACCAAAGACAACGGCATGGCAAAGGTCACAGTCAATTCTCAGGGAGGAGCCTGGAATCTACCAATCACT GTAAAAACCAAAGATCCACAGTTAACTAATGACAGGCAAGCTGTAAACCAGATGACTGCTCTACCATACACTAGCAAAAAAGGCTCCAATAATTACCTTCACATTGGCATAGATGCTTCAGAACCAGTGATTGGTGATCAGATCAAAGTCAATCTGCATTTTGGCAAGAGCCCAGGTGTCCAAAATCAAGATTTCACTTACTTG gTCCTCAGTAAAGGCCAGATTGTACAAGCAAAGAGGTTTAAGAGACAAGGACAGTCTCTCGTGACACTGACTCTGCACATCACCAAGGACATGGTGCCCTCGTTTCGGGTGGTGGCGTATTACCATGTGGGATCCTCTGAGGTGGTGTCTGATTCAGTCTGGGTTGACGTGAAGGACACTTGCATGGGAACG CTGGAAGTGAGCGTGAAGGATCCCAAGGGAAGCTATGAGCCGGGGGATGACTTTGTTCTCACAATCACTGGAGATCCAGGTGCCAAAGTTGGTTTGGTAGCTGTGGATAAAGGCATCTTTGTGCTCAACAAGAACAGACTAACGCAGACCAAG ATCTGGGACATCATTGAGAAGCACGACACAGGTTGCACAGCTGGCAGTGGTAAAGACAGTATGGGAGTTTTCTATGATGCAGGTCTGCTGTTTGAGTCCGACAAAGCAGGAGGGACCGATTCCAGAACAA CACCTGATTGTCCTGCTCCACTAAATAGAAAACGGAGAGCTATAAGCCTACTACAAATCACTACCACACTCA TTGGTAAGTACAGTGGTGATCTAAAGAAATGTTGTGGAGATGGCCTGAAGAAGAACAACCTGGGGTACACGTGTGAACGGAGGGCTGCGTTCATCACAGACGGTGCAGAGTGTATCGGGGCTTTCCTGCACTGCTGCACGGTgatgctgacacacacaaagaaggagagggaggaggagctgTACCTGGCTCGCA gtgaagaagatgatgaagcCTACCTAAACCCTGATGATATCATATCACGTACTCAGTTCCCTGAGAGCTGGCTATGGGAGGACCCGGAGCTACCACCCTGCCAAGGAAACCAGCCATG TGTGACCACAACTCTCACCATGAAAGAAAACTATCTGAAAGACTCCATTACTACCTGGCAGGTGCTGGCCATCAGTCTGTCTAAGACCCATG GTATTTGCGTAGCTGATCCTTATGAAATGGTAGTTGTGAAGGACTTCTTTGTGGACCTGAAGTTGCCTTACTCAGCAGTGCGCAATGAGCAATTAGAAATCAAGGCCATTCTGCACAACTATTCAAATAGGAGGCTTGAG AGAATGCGTGTGGACTTCTTAGAGACAGAGCACATCTGTAGTGCAGCCAGCAAGAAGGGCAAGTTCCGTATGGTGGTTTCCATTGATGCCAGGTCCTCCAGGTCCGTTTCGTACATACTCATTCCAATGGAAATCGGGGAACACTCCATCGAAGTGAAGGTTTCAGGCAAGACTCGCTCTGATGGAGTGAGGAAGACCCTGAAGGTGGTG TCTGaaggagttttaaaaaaaaaggtggaaCTAAATGAGGTGCTCAACCCCTCAAAATACCCAG ATGGAGTGCAAAATGTGTATGTGAAAACTGAAATACCAGATGGACAGATTCCAAACAGTCCTGCTGACACGTACATCACTGTGTCAG GTCAAGAGGTCAGTCAGACTATCGAGCAGGCCATCAGTGGCGAGTTCATGGGTCGCCTTATTGTGCAGCCCCACGGCTGTGGTGAGCAGAACATGATCTTTATGACCCTGCCCCTCATCGCCACGCACTACCTAGACAGCACAAAGCAGTGGGAGGGAGTTGGTGCGAGCCGGCGTGGCGAAGCCATCAAACACATCCAGACAG gttaCGAAAAAGAGTTGACTTTCCGTAAACAGGACGGCTCATATGGTGCTTGGATCAACACACCCAGCAGCACATG GCTGACTGCATATGTAGGCAAAGTCTTTGCACTGGCCAGTGATCTCGTTGCCATCCAGGAAAACGTTCTCTGCAGCGCTCTCAAGTGGCTCATTCTGAACACGCAAATGCCAGATGGCATGTTTAAAGAGGGCGCGCCTGTGTATCACGGAGAGATGGTC GGTGATGTGCGAGGGAAGGATTCTGATGCATCACTGACAGCATTTGTTGTCATTGCCTTGCAAGAGGGCCACAAACTCTGTGCCAAATTTATAAAT AATCTTCCAGACAGCATAAAGAAGGCCATCGAGTATCTGGAACGTAAAATTCCCACTTTAACCAATCCATACGCTGTTGCCATGACTTCCTACGCCATGGCCAATGCTGACAAATTCAACAAAAAGCTCCTGATGAAGTACTCCTCTGGAG atggTTCTTACTGGCAAGTTCCTAGAGGGCTCCACTTCTCCCTAGAGGCCACGGGCTACGCCCTGCTGGCTCTGGTGAAGGCAAAGGAGTATGACGCGGCAGGGAAAGCAGTGCACTGGCTCAATAAGCAAAGCAGCCCGTATGGGGGTCACGGCACCACTCAG GCAACCATAATAGTGTTCCAAGCTGTGGCAGAGTACTACATGCAGGTGAAGAAAATTCAGAATATGGACTTGCAAGTGGACATTGTTGTGACTGGACGAAATAGACCCATTAGTTggattttcaaaaatgaatattcacatctcacacactctgaaaag GTTAAGCTTAAGCAGGAATTTAAGGTTACAGCTAAAGGAACTGGTATGGGATCTCTCCAA GTGTGGACAGTATACTATGCTAGGCCTATTGAGAAGCAGAGCgattgtaaaatgtttaatcTTGCTGTTAAGATGGGAGTTGAAGCTCGTG TAACGTATCCAGGAGCTAAGGAAAGTTATTTGCTCACCATTGAAGCCGT GTATATGGATCCAAACAGAGATGCCACTATGTCTATTTTGGATGTGGGCTTGCTGACAGGCTTTGTGGTGGATGAGAATGATCTGGCAGAT TTAACAACTGGAAGTGACAAATACATTTCGAAGTTTGAGATGGATAAACAGCTTTCAGAACGAGGCTCCCTCATCATCTATGTAGATAAG ATATCTCACAGGGAGGCAGACAGGATTGCTTTCAGACTGCACAAGGTCACAGAGGTGGCAATGCTTCAACCTGCTGCTGTTAGTGTGTATGAGTATTACTCTCCAG GGAACCGCTGTGTAAAGTTCTACCATCCTATAAAGAAAGGTGGTGCTCTAACCAAACTGTGTGATGACCAGGAGGGCCTCTGTCAGTGTGCTGAAG AAAACTGTAGCAtccagaagaaagagaaaattaatGAGGGTGATCGGGACCTAAAAGCTTGCGAAGCTGGCATGGACTACG TTTACAAAACCAAAGTAGTAAGTATGGATTTCACACCATATACAGACACCTACAAGATGAAGATTGAAAAGGTCCTGAAAATAG GCTCTGATGTAGGTGTGGAAGGACAGGTGAGAAGCTTCATAGGTCATGCCAACTGTAAGGAATCATTTGGATTTGAGGAAGGCAAGACCTACCTCATCATGGGCCAGAGCATCGACCTACCAAGGGCAGGAGGAAG ACTGCAGTACATCCTAGGCGAGAAGACTTGGATTGAATACTGGCCCACGAGTGAGGAAGGACAAACTGCAAAATACAAAGATAGATACATTGGCATCACTCAGCTTTCTCAGACTCTCCATGACTTTGCATGCTCtacataa
- the LOC113591922 gene encoding complement C3-like isoform X2: protein MHVVLVWLMATLLSFPLLTLCDPLFIMSAPNLLRVGGNENVFVEAQDYAGNDFIVKVMVKNYPQKTVELTSTSVTLRASASYQALVNIKIPDKRDYFSDDPLQKQYVYLHAQFPTRVLEKVVMVSFQSGYIFIQTDKSIYTPSSTVLYRIFSVSSHLEPLDQGGISVDIINHQGISIHRDTIFSKQGTLTGKYSIPEIASSGIWSVAAWFKNAPQKNFTAEFEVKEYVLPTFEVTLKPSRSFFYVDDVDFKVNIIVTYLFGKKVDGSAFVVFGVMQGDSKTSLPASLSRVQITNGEGDVTLTKAMIQKTFPDVHKLVGNSIYISVSVLTDTGSEMVEAQRRGIQIVTSPYTIHFKRTPKFFKPGISFDVMVYVTNPDQTPAENVQVEVSPGAVLGRTKDNGMAKVTVNSQGGAWNLPITVKTKDPQLTNDRQAVNQMTALPYTSKKGSNNYLHIGIDASEPVIGDQIKVNLHFGKSPGVQNQDFTYLVLSKGQIVQAKRFKRQGQSLVTLTLHITKDMVPSFRVVAYYHVGSSEVVSDSVWVDVKDTCMGTLEVSVKDPKGSYEPGDDFVLTITGDPGAKVGLVAVDKGIFVLNKNRLTQTKIWDIIEKHDTGCTAGSGKDSMGVFYDAGLLFESDKAGGTDSRTTPDCPAPLNRKRRAISLLQITTTLIDGAECIGAFLHCCTVMLTHTKKEREEELYLARSEEDDEAYLNPDDIISRTQFPESWLWEDPELPPCQGNQPCVTTTLTMKENYLKDSITTWQVLAISLSKTHGICVADPYEMVVVKDFFVDLKLPYSAVRNEQLEIKAILHNYSNRRLERMRVDFLETEHICSAASKKGKFRMVVSIDARSSRSVSYILIPMEIGEHSIEVKVSGKTRSDGVRKTLKVVSEGVLKKKVELNEVLNPSKYPDGVQNVYVKTEIPDGQIPNSPADTYITVSGQEVSQTIEQAISGEFMGRLIVQPHGCGEQNMIFMTLPLIATHYLDSTKQWEGVGASRRGEAIKHIQTGYEKELTFRKQDGSYGAWINTPSSTWLTAYVGKVFALASDLVAIQENVLCSALKWLILNTQMPDGMFKEGAPVYHGEMVGDVRGKDSDASLTAFVVIALQEGHKLCAKFINNLPDSIKKAIEYLERKIPTLTNPYAVAMTSYAMANADKFNKKLLMKYSSGDGSYWQVPRGLHFSLEATGYALLALVKAKEYDAAGKAVHWLNKQSSPYGGHGTTQATIIVFQAVAEYYMQVKKIQNMDLQVDIVVTGRNRPISWIFKNEYSHLTHSEKVKLKQEFKVTAKGTGMGSLQVWTVYYARPIEKQSDCKMFNLAVKMGVEARVTYPGAKESYLLTIEAVYMDPNRDATMSILDVGLLTGFVVDENDLADLTTGSDKYISKFEMDKQLSERGSLIIYVDKISHREADRIAFRLHKVTEVAMLQPAAVSVYEYYSPGNRCVKFYHPIKKGGALTKLCDDQEGLCQCAEENCSIQKKEKINEGDRDLKACEAGMDYVYKTKVVSMDFTPYTDTYKMKIEKVLKIGSDVGVEGQVRSFIGHANCKESFGFEEGKTYLIMGQSIDLPRAGGRLQYILGEKTWIEYWPTSEEGQTAKYKDRYIGITQLSQTLHDFACST, encoded by the exons ATGCATGTGGTCCTGGTGTGGCTGATGGCTACACTTCTCTCCTTCCCACTGCTTACACTATGTGACCCACT CTTCATCATGTCTGCCCCAAATCTGCTGAGGGTGGGTGGAAATGAGAACGTGTTTGTGGAGGCTCAGGATTATGCTGGCAATGATTTTATTGTGAAAGTAATGGTGAAGAACTACCCACAAAAAACAGTAGAGCTAACGTCCACCTCAGTCACCCTCAGAGCCTCTGCTAGCTACCAGGCACTTGTGAACATTAAG ATCCCTGATAAAAGGGACTACTTCAGTGATGACCCCCTGCAGAAGCAGTATGTGTACCTGCACGCACAGTTTCCCACAAGAGTGCTTGAGAAAGTGGTCATGGTTTCCTTCCAGTCAGGCTACATATTCATTCAGACAGATAAGTCCATCTACACTCCCAGCAGCACAG TTCTCTACAGGATCTTCTCAGTGTCATCTCATCTGGAGCCTCTTGACCAGGGTGGAATCTCAGTCGATATCATA aatCATCAAGGAATTTCAATTCATAGGGATACGATCTTCTCTAAGCAAGGAACTCTGACTGGGAAGTATTCTATCCCTGAAATTGCCAG TTCTGGAATATGGTCTGTAGCAGCATGGTTCAAAAATGCCCCACAAAAGAACTTCACTGCTGAATTTGAAGTTAAAGAATATG TGCTGCCGACCTTTGAGGTCACCTTAAAACCATCCAGGTCTTTCTTCTATGTGGATGATGTGGATTTTAAAGTGAACATAATTGTCAC aTACCTTTTCGGCAAGAAAGTGGATGGAAGTGCGTTTGTGGTGTTTGGCGTGATGCAAGGTGACAGCAAGACAAGCCTGCCAGCTTCTTTAAGTAGAGTACAG ATCACTAATGGAGAGGGTGATGTAACGCTGACAAAAGCGATGATCCAGAAAACTTTCCCAGATGTTCACAAACTAGTTGGAAACTCTATATACATATCTGTCAGTGTTTTAACAGATACCG GTAGTGAAATGGTGGAAGCACAGAGGAGGGGCATTCAGATTGTGACATCACCCTACACCATCCACTTTAAAAGAACCCCAAAATTCTTCAAGCCTGGAATATCTTTTGATGTTATG gtttatgtGACAAATCCTGATCAGACACCTGCTGAAAATGTGCAAGTGGAGGTTAGCCCCGGAGCAGTACTGGGTCGCACCAAAGACAACGGCATGGCAAAGGTCACAGTCAATTCTCAGGGAGGAGCCTGGAATCTACCAATCACT GTAAAAACCAAAGATCCACAGTTAACTAATGACAGGCAAGCTGTAAACCAGATGACTGCTCTACCATACACTAGCAAAAAAGGCTCCAATAATTACCTTCACATTGGCATAGATGCTTCAGAACCAGTGATTGGTGATCAGATCAAAGTCAATCTGCATTTTGGCAAGAGCCCAGGTGTCCAAAATCAAGATTTCACTTACTTG gTCCTCAGTAAAGGCCAGATTGTACAAGCAAAGAGGTTTAAGAGACAAGGACAGTCTCTCGTGACACTGACTCTGCACATCACCAAGGACATGGTGCCCTCGTTTCGGGTGGTGGCGTATTACCATGTGGGATCCTCTGAGGTGGTGTCTGATTCAGTCTGGGTTGACGTGAAGGACACTTGCATGGGAACG CTGGAAGTGAGCGTGAAGGATCCCAAGGGAAGCTATGAGCCGGGGGATGACTTTGTTCTCACAATCACTGGAGATCCAGGTGCCAAAGTTGGTTTGGTAGCTGTGGATAAAGGCATCTTTGTGCTCAACAAGAACAGACTAACGCAGACCAAG ATCTGGGACATCATTGAGAAGCACGACACAGGTTGCACAGCTGGCAGTGGTAAAGACAGTATGGGAGTTTTCTATGATGCAGGTCTGCTGTTTGAGTCCGACAAAGCAGGAGGGACCGATTCCAGAACAA CACCTGATTGTCCTGCTCCACTAAATAGAAAACGGAGAGCTATAAGCCTACTACAAATCACTACCACACTCA TTG ACGGTGCAGAGTGTATCGGGGCTTTCCTGCACTGCTGCACGGTgatgctgacacacacaaagaaggagagggaggaggagctgTACCTGGCTCGCA gtgaagaagatgatgaagcCTACCTAAACCCTGATGATATCATATCACGTACTCAGTTCCCTGAGAGCTGGCTATGGGAGGACCCGGAGCTACCACCCTGCCAAGGAAACCAGCCATG TGTGACCACAACTCTCACCATGAAAGAAAACTATCTGAAAGACTCCATTACTACCTGGCAGGTGCTGGCCATCAGTCTGTCTAAGACCCATG GTATTTGCGTAGCTGATCCTTATGAAATGGTAGTTGTGAAGGACTTCTTTGTGGACCTGAAGTTGCCTTACTCAGCAGTGCGCAATGAGCAATTAGAAATCAAGGCCATTCTGCACAACTATTCAAATAGGAGGCTTGAG AGAATGCGTGTGGACTTCTTAGAGACAGAGCACATCTGTAGTGCAGCCAGCAAGAAGGGCAAGTTCCGTATGGTGGTTTCCATTGATGCCAGGTCCTCCAGGTCCGTTTCGTACATACTCATTCCAATGGAAATCGGGGAACACTCCATCGAAGTGAAGGTTTCAGGCAAGACTCGCTCTGATGGAGTGAGGAAGACCCTGAAGGTGGTG TCTGaaggagttttaaaaaaaaaggtggaaCTAAATGAGGTGCTCAACCCCTCAAAATACCCAG ATGGAGTGCAAAATGTGTATGTGAAAACTGAAATACCAGATGGACAGATTCCAAACAGTCCTGCTGACACGTACATCACTGTGTCAG GTCAAGAGGTCAGTCAGACTATCGAGCAGGCCATCAGTGGCGAGTTCATGGGTCGCCTTATTGTGCAGCCCCACGGCTGTGGTGAGCAGAACATGATCTTTATGACCCTGCCCCTCATCGCCACGCACTACCTAGACAGCACAAAGCAGTGGGAGGGAGTTGGTGCGAGCCGGCGTGGCGAAGCCATCAAACACATCCAGACAG gttaCGAAAAAGAGTTGACTTTCCGTAAACAGGACGGCTCATATGGTGCTTGGATCAACACACCCAGCAGCACATG GCTGACTGCATATGTAGGCAAAGTCTTTGCACTGGCCAGTGATCTCGTTGCCATCCAGGAAAACGTTCTCTGCAGCGCTCTCAAGTGGCTCATTCTGAACACGCAAATGCCAGATGGCATGTTTAAAGAGGGCGCGCCTGTGTATCACGGAGAGATGGTC GGTGATGTGCGAGGGAAGGATTCTGATGCATCACTGACAGCATTTGTTGTCATTGCCTTGCAAGAGGGCCACAAACTCTGTGCCAAATTTATAAAT AATCTTCCAGACAGCATAAAGAAGGCCATCGAGTATCTGGAACGTAAAATTCCCACTTTAACCAATCCATACGCTGTTGCCATGACTTCCTACGCCATGGCCAATGCTGACAAATTCAACAAAAAGCTCCTGATGAAGTACTCCTCTGGAG atggTTCTTACTGGCAAGTTCCTAGAGGGCTCCACTTCTCCCTAGAGGCCACGGGCTACGCCCTGCTGGCTCTGGTGAAGGCAAAGGAGTATGACGCGGCAGGGAAAGCAGTGCACTGGCTCAATAAGCAAAGCAGCCCGTATGGGGGTCACGGCACCACTCAG GCAACCATAATAGTGTTCCAAGCTGTGGCAGAGTACTACATGCAGGTGAAGAAAATTCAGAATATGGACTTGCAAGTGGACATTGTTGTGACTGGACGAAATAGACCCATTAGTTggattttcaaaaatgaatattcacatctcacacactctgaaaag GTTAAGCTTAAGCAGGAATTTAAGGTTACAGCTAAAGGAACTGGTATGGGATCTCTCCAA GTGTGGACAGTATACTATGCTAGGCCTATTGAGAAGCAGAGCgattgtaaaatgtttaatcTTGCTGTTAAGATGGGAGTTGAAGCTCGTG TAACGTATCCAGGAGCTAAGGAAAGTTATTTGCTCACCATTGAAGCCGT GTATATGGATCCAAACAGAGATGCCACTATGTCTATTTTGGATGTGGGCTTGCTGACAGGCTTTGTGGTGGATGAGAATGATCTGGCAGAT TTAACAACTGGAAGTGACAAATACATTTCGAAGTTTGAGATGGATAAACAGCTTTCAGAACGAGGCTCCCTCATCATCTATGTAGATAAG ATATCTCACAGGGAGGCAGACAGGATTGCTTTCAGACTGCACAAGGTCACAGAGGTGGCAATGCTTCAACCTGCTGCTGTTAGTGTGTATGAGTATTACTCTCCAG GGAACCGCTGTGTAAAGTTCTACCATCCTATAAAGAAAGGTGGTGCTCTAACCAAACTGTGTGATGACCAGGAGGGCCTCTGTCAGTGTGCTGAAG AAAACTGTAGCAtccagaagaaagagaaaattaatGAGGGTGATCGGGACCTAAAAGCTTGCGAAGCTGGCATGGACTACG TTTACAAAACCAAAGTAGTAAGTATGGATTTCACACCATATACAGACACCTACAAGATGAAGATTGAAAAGGTCCTGAAAATAG GCTCTGATGTAGGTGTGGAAGGACAGGTGAGAAGCTTCATAGGTCATGCCAACTGTAAGGAATCATTTGGATTTGAGGAAGGCAAGACCTACCTCATCATGGGCCAGAGCATCGACCTACCAAGGGCAGGAGGAAG ACTGCAGTACATCCTAGGCGAGAAGACTTGGATTGAATACTGGCCCACGAGTGAGGAAGGACAAACTGCAAAATACAAAGATAGATACATTGGCATCACTCAGCTTTCTCAGACTCTCCATGACTTTGCATGCTCtacataa